GGAGCCATCGCGCTGCCAGCGCGGTTCTATCGATCCCAAGCACGACGCACCGAGAATAAAGCCCCTCTTTTGCCGAAGCTCATTCCGTGACATAGACTTCGCGAGGAAGGTTTCCGCGTCTTTTCGGGTTTTCGGTTCGGAGACGGCATTGAGCAGATCGATGGCACCAGGGCGACGAGGCGGCGCGCACCCTACTGCGTCGCGTGGCGAGCGCCGCGGCACGGTGGCCGTCGAGGCGGCCTTGTGCCTGCCGATTCTGCTGATTCTTATGGTCGGCATGTGGCAAGTTGGCCGCTTGGTGCAGGTCTCGCAAATCCTGAACAACGCCGCGCGGTCGGGCGCGCGCTATGCGGCCATGGGTAGCACCAACCTGAACGGAGTGAATACCCCGATTACCGCCGCGATGGTGCAAAAGACCGTCAGCAGCTACTTGCTGGCGTCGGGATTGCCGCCAGCCGTGGTCAACGAGACACAGATTCAAGTCCTGAATCTCAGCGGAAATAACTGGACCGATCCGGGCAGCGCCCAGCCGATGGATCAATTCCAGGTGCAGGTCACCATTTTGCCGGCGGGATTCAGCAACCTATTGTGGAGCGGCCTGATGCTGAGTGGCACCGAAAACCTCAATCAGCTCTCATCAACCGCCACGTGGGTGTCGCTGGTTGATTCGCAAGTCAGCGTCAACACGCAACTTCCCTACTAAGTCGACAAACTCCAGAACAGGCTGGCCGTGATCGAAGATTTCCCGAACGATTCGTCAAAGTGCCGCAACCGTCAGCGGCAAACACGGCA
Above is a genomic segment from Pirellulales bacterium containing:
- a CDS encoding TadE/TadG family type IV pilus assembly protein, encoding MAPGRRGGAHPTASRGERRGTVAVEAALCLPILLILMVGMWQVGRLVQVSQILNNAARSGARYAAMGSTNLNGVNTPITAAMVQKTVSSYLLASGLPPAVVNETQIQVLNLSGNNWTDPGSAQPMDQFQVQVTILPAGFSNLLWSGLMLSGTENLNQLSSTATWVSLVDSQVSVNTQLPY